The following coding sequences are from one Triticum aestivum cultivar Chinese Spring chromosome 5A, IWGSC CS RefSeq v2.1, whole genome shotgun sequence window:
- the LOC123108579 gene encoding replication factor C subunit 3 — translation MATETPTASPTARTLSAAFADDRRREARRRAVPAGLVKFMLHRWGAACLPKSRAALSGAATPPPPPQTQTRPSSASAQASARQRHADAANVAARRPLREKGEAAAAFAVARAPTPTGSQDKPVTPTGDGSGWSGDTATTVGRGANIWVRVPRKRTSSPQVDSPQQLSVESTASAAEDEYAWADRYRPNVLAEFICNKAVADELHRLVTEQECNHFIFEGGQAVGKRSMVLALLRDAFGPDNLQVQEHSKRIELKGEIARHVDVKVKISGHHVEVNLADLHGYENHVITTLLNESILPPDSICDHTNCKVIVVHDADRLSSDFQHYIGWFLGRYAGCNKIIFCCSDSSNLEAVKHLCKVVTLQPPSFEEMIKVLEFIAMKEGIDLPRGIASRITVSASNNLRQAIRSFEATWKANYPFVEDQPILTGWEEEIYNVAKKIMEEPSPKQLYLIRGKIRKMIEHNVSPYFIFRHLVTGLKRDRDKDFQNSVDELASGFNHCAGRKFQKEQVKEYRSRDTTLDISIEHFAVEGRDQGEAIQYFIKIEEFTVRFMSFYRSWQNSPQGS, via the exons ATGGCCACCGAGACCCCGACCGCCTCCCCCACCGCCCGCACCCTCTCCGCAGCCTTCGCCGACGACCGCCGACGCGAGGCCAGGCGCCGGGCCGTGCCCGCCGGGCTCGTCAAGTTCATGCTCCACCGCTGGGGCGCCGCCTGCCTCCCCAAGAGCAGGGCCGCCCTCAGCGGCGCCGccaccccgcccccgcccccgcagaCGCAGACCCGGCCGTCGTCCGCGTCGGCGCAGGCGTCGGCACGCCAGCGCCACGCGGACGCGGCGAATGTCGCTGCGAGGAGGCCTTTGAGGGAGAAAggggaagccgccgccgccttcgcggTCGCCCGAGCGCCGACGCCGACGGGATCCCAAGACAAACCCGTGACGCCTACCGGCGACGGGAGCGGCTGGAGCGGCGATACGGCCACCACCGTTGGGAGAGGAGCAAACATCTGGGTGAGGGTCCCTCGCAAGCGGACGTCGTCGCCGCAGGTGGACTCTCCGCAGCAGCTGTCCGTGGAATCGACGGCGTCGGCGGCGGAGGACGAGTACGCGTGGGCGGACAGGTACCGGCCCAATGTGCTCGCGGAATTCATCTGCAACAAGGCCGTCGCCGACGAGCTCCACCGGCTG GTGACCGAGCAAGAGTGCAACCATTTCATATTCGAAGGCGGACAGGCAGTCGGGAAGAGAAGCATGGTGCTGGCACTCCTAAGGGATGCTTTTGGTCCTGATAATCTCCAG GTACAGGAACACTCAAAGAGGATCGAACTCAAGGGAGAAATTGCCAGACACGTCGATGTGAAAGTCAAGATTTCAGGTCATCATGTGGAGGTTAACCTGGCTGATTTACATGGCTATGAAAATCATGTCATAACTACTTTGCTGAATGAATCAATCCTGCCACCAGACTCGATCTGCGATCATACTAACTGCAAAG TGATTGTGGTCCACGACGCTGACAGGCTTTCCTCCGATTTTCAACATTATATCGGTTGGTTTCTGGGAAGGTATGCAGGTTGCAACAAAATCATCTTCTGCTGCTCTGATTCTTCAAACCTTGAGGCTGTGAAACATCTATGCAAGGTTGTCACACTTCAGCCACCTTCATTTGAGGAG ATGATCAAGGTTCTGGAGTTCATTGCTATGAAAGAAGGCATAGATTTGCCTCGTGGAATTGCCAGCAGAATCACAGTGAGCGCGAGTAACAATCTCCGACAGGCAATACGTTCTTTTGAAGCTACATGGAAAGCAAA CTATCCGTTCGTAGAAGATCAACCTATTCTGACGGGATGGGAGGAAGAAATATATAATGTGGCCAAGAAAATCATGGAGGAGCCAAGTCCAAAGCA GCTGTATCTCATTCGGGGGAAGATCAGAAAAATGATTGAGCATAACGTGTCACCTTATTTCATCTTCCGC CACCTGGTTACTGGACTGAAAAGGGACAGGGATAAAGATTTTCAGAATAGTGTTGATGAACTGGCATCGGGGTTCAACCAT TGTGCAGGCCGCAAGTTTCAGAAAGAACAAGTCAAAGAATACAGATCTCGGGACACAACTTTGGACATCAGTATAGAACATTTTGCCGTGGAAGGCCGTGACCAAGGGGAAGCCATCCAATACTTCATAAAGATTGAAG AATTCACGGTGAGGTTCATGAGCTTCTACAGATCCTGGCAGAATTCACCGCAAGGTTCATGA